Proteins from a single region of Echeneis naucrates chromosome 14, fEcheNa1.1, whole genome shotgun sequence:
- the LOC115054220 gene encoding olfactory marker protein-like, with amino-acid sequence MSSGLELPFRPDSQLTEVMRLRVQSLQQRGQKRQDGERLLQSNEAVYRLDFSQQALRFSHWMVRLAQPGRLTITATSQLWTPDLTNLMTRQLLEPAGVFWRAPGAAADAPIQFYEADAHEFGERIAELAKVRKVMYFLFGFEEGCSPESVDCSITFTADS; translated from the coding sequence ATGTCTTCAGGGTTGGAGCTGCCCTTCCGGCCGGACAGCCAGCTGACGGAGGTGATGCGGCTGCGGGttcagtctctgcagcagcGCGGCCAGAAGAGGCAGGACGGCGAGCGCCTGCTGCAGTCCAACGAGGCCGTGTACCGGCTGGACTTCTCCCAGCAGGCCCTCCGTTTCTCGCACTGGATGGTGCGGCTGGCGCAGCCGGGACGTCTGACCATCACGGCCACCTCGCAGCTCTGGACGCCCGATCTCACCAACCTGATGACCCGTCAGCTGCTGGAGCCCGCCGGGGTCTTCTGGAGAGCGCCCGGCGCCGCCGCCGACGCTCCCATCCAGTTCTATGAGGCTGACGCGCACGAATTTGGCGAGAGGATCGCAGAGCTGGCCAAGGTCAGGAAGGTGATGTACTTCCTGTTTGGATTTGAAGAAGGATGCAGCCCCGAGTCCGTCGACTGCTCCATCACCTTCACAGCGGACAGTTAA